The window AAATTTATTCTTATCTACTTCTTCACCCAACCGAGTAATAATTATATCTCTTTCTAAAACTTTATAATCACCATTATCATAATCAACTATTAGTAATCTTGTAGAATTAGTACCTATATCTATGGCTGCTACTTTCATTGAGAACCTCCCTTTTCTTTGTTCATTAACTTACTACAAATATCACAACTATCGGGCCAATCCAATTTATTAAATACAATTTCTCCAACTGGATTTAATCCATTAACCAGGTAATCAGCTAAATGAGTATGTAAACATTTTACCCCTTCTTTATCAATTATGCCACCTACTCCTGAATTCACTAAAACATCTCTAATGCCATCAGGTAAATCTTCAAGATTTTTATCTAAATATTCTAATCTTTTTTTGGCATAATTTTTATGTGCTTTTTTTAAAGTTAATCTAAATTCCCTATCATTTTTTAATTTTGAAGTTAACTTTTGTATTAATCCTTTATCTTCAATTTTACTTACTTCTTTTACAAAATAGGGACAACTCAACCAGTAGGTTGTAGGAAATACAATAGAATTTTCATAAGGTTTTACTATTAAAACTGCGGGATAAGAAAAAGGACAATATTTTGCTATTTCTAATAAATTATCAGGTTCTCTCTCAATTTGTTTTTTAATTAAGTTATATTCTTTATTAG of the Halanaerobiales bacterium genome contains:
- a CDS encoding DUF501 domain-containing protein, with translation MKVSNKEYNLIKKQIEREPDNLLEIAKYCPFSYPAVLIVKPYENSIVFPTTYWLSCPYFVKEVSKIEDKGLIQKLTSKLKNDREFRLTLKKAHKNYAKKRLEYLDKNLEDLPDGIRDVLVNSGVGGIIDKEGVKCLHTHLADYLVNGLNPVGEIVFNKLDWPDSCDICSKLMNKEKGGSQ